The following proteins are encoded in a genomic region of Mycolicibacterium rutilum:
- a CDS encoding TetR/AcrR family transcriptional regulator translates to MRRHGWAGNIPASDDEAMSRILDVVDSLAAQRATAISVTDVARSLGVSRQTVYRYFPGSEAMMAASRMRSADGFLERLHEHMRGLHDPVAALVEGMAFTLEALVGDPQLERVFEVRVDGAAVKPFTSEVATSFGRVLLRRYDVDWAGHGFDDAAFDDIVELCARTFHSLFIDPGRLLGDSAALRRFIAEWLGPAIHYRLMTRTVAGLGAGAATGGVDAVRGTHKTA, encoded by the coding sequence ATGCGTAGGCACGGATGGGCGGGGAACATTCCGGCGTCCGATGACGAGGCGATGAGCCGAATCCTCGATGTCGTCGATTCGCTTGCCGCACAACGTGCAACGGCAATCAGCGTCACTGATGTGGCGCGCAGTCTCGGTGTGAGCCGCCAGACTGTCTACCGGTACTTCCCCGGCTCGGAGGCCATGATGGCCGCCAGCCGCATGCGGTCCGCCGACGGGTTCCTGGAACGACTGCACGAGCACATGCGCGGGCTGCACGACCCGGTCGCCGCTCTTGTGGAGGGCATGGCGTTCACGCTCGAGGCGCTTGTCGGAGACCCTCAACTCGAGCGTGTCTTCGAAGTACGGGTCGACGGCGCTGCGGTCAAGCCCTTCACCTCCGAGGTGGCAACGTCTTTCGGACGTGTCCTGCTGCGACGCTACGACGTCGACTGGGCGGGTCACGGATTTGACGACGCGGCCTTCGACGACATAGTCGAGTTGTGCGCACGCACATTCCATTCGCTGTTCATCGATCCCGGCCGGCTCCTCGGCGACAGCGCCGCGCTGCGCCGCTTCATCGCCGAGTGGTTGGGCCCGGCGATCCACTATCGCCTGATGACCAGAACGGTCGCCGGTCTCGGCGCAGGCGCAGCGACCGGCGGAGTCGACGCAGTGCGCGGGACGCACAAAACCGCATGA